The Chryseobacterium geocarposphaerae genomic sequence GCGGAATAAATTCGGTTGGGGTGAAGCATTTATCACGGCCGGAGTCGGAATGTTGATTGGTATGGTAATTTTTACGATTGGTAGAAAACATTATATCCATGCAGCTCAGATGAAGCCTGTTCAGGAGGGAGATACAAAGCTTTCTGAAATTTTAATTAAAGTTTTTTTACCTGCAATCATTTTTGGAGTTATAGGATGGTGTTACATTCCTTATAATGAATTAATTAATTCTGGTAGTCTTCTTGAAATCTTCACCAGTACTTCAAATATTTTTGGGAGTAATAATACAGACGCTTTCATTTTTGCCTGCATTCCTGTTATTTATTTTTATGCATCTCTTTATTTTAAAGCAAAACCAGAGGAAAAATCATCCATCGGAGCTTTGCTATCTGTTTTCATGATCAGTATGTTCTTCTGGGCAGTTTTCAAACAGAACGGAACGGCTCTGACAAGATGGGCGAATTATTATACAGACAGAAGCGTTCCTGCTTCAATGGAAAAGCCTTTGGAAAGTATTTATATGGTTGATGGAAAAAGCTACGAAGACAAAGAAGTTCCTGTGTATGATGATCAATTTCAGTCACAAAAAGATAAAGATGGAAATACAATAAAAGTACAGGGAAAAGATGTTTATTTTAAAAATATCTCACCTGAAAAACGTGCTGAGTTAGAGAAAAATCCGGAAGCTAAAACTTATTTATACAACACCGAATTATTTCAATCCATCAATCCGTTTTGGGTAATTGTTTTAACTCCTGTTGTCGTAGGATTCTGGGCATTATTAAGAAGAAAAGGAAAAGAGCCTTTAACTCCCACAAAAATAGTTTTAGGACTTTTCATTTCAGGATTATCCTGTTTGGTAATGGTTTTAGCAGTTTGGGCTGGAGATAACGGAGCTATAAAAGTTTCTCCATGGTGGTTAGTTGCAAGTTACGGAGTGATCACAGTCGGAGAACTGTGTCTTTCTCCAATGGGATTATCATTCGTTTCCAAACTTTCCCCTGCAAGAATTACCGCTTTGATGATGGGAGGTTTCTTCCTGGCAAACTCTGTCGGAAACAAACTCTCAGGAATTTTGGCAAGTACATGGTACAACTATGACAATAAAATGAATTATTTCCTGGTAAACTTTGCTTTATTGATATTTGCTACACTTTTAGGGCTTTCCATGCTAAAAAGATTAAACAGAATTATGAAAGAAAAAGGGCATTAATCCTTACTTACAATAAAGAAAATAAAGCTGCAGATTGATTCTGCAGCTTTTTTATTTAAATATAAAATTAAAACCTTGTCGAAAACACAAAAAAAACTATATTTGTCAGTCTTAACAAAAATTAACAATAAAATATGGATAATATTGAAGCATTAAATCCGAAAGCGGATGAATTTGTAGAGAATAAAGGTTCCAGACATCCAAAAGGATTATGGGTTCTTTTTGGAACCGAAATGTGGGAGCGTTTCAATTTTTACGGGATGAGAGCTCTTTTAACGCTCTTCATGGTAAATTCCTTATTGATAAAAGAAGCTGATGCAGCAATCATCTATGGTGGATTTTTAGCTTTGTGTTATCTTACCCCGCTTTTGGGAGGTTTCATTGCTGATAAATATATCGGAAACAGAAACGCAATTCTGATCGGAGGATCCTTAATGGCCATTGGTCAGTTCTTACTTTTCATAAGTGCTTCAACTTTCTCAGGAAGTCTTGATAGTGCAAAATTGTTTATGTGGCTTGCACTTTTCATTATTATTTTCGGTAAC encodes the following:
- a CDS encoding peptide MFS transporter, producing MKTKHPKGLPFLFFTEMWERFGYYLILGIFVLYVIEPTGAKGGLGLPDKTADDIFGTYIALTYLTPFIGGFLADRVLGYIKSIYLGGILMAAGYIGMGVFKDLTLFYSSLALIIIGNGFFKPTISTLLGNLYSEEPYKANKDSGYNIFYMGINIGAFICNIIAAFMRNKFGWGEAFITAGVGMLIGMVIFTIGRKHYIHAAQMKPVQEGDTKLSEILIKVFLPAIIFGVIGWCYIPYNELINSGSLLEIFTSTSNIFGSNNTDAFIFACIPVIYFYASLYFKAKPEEKSSIGALLSVFMISMFFWAVFKQNGTALTRWANYYTDRSVPASMEKPLESIYMVDGKSYEDKEVPVYDDQFQSQKDKDGNTIKVQGKDVYFKNISPEKRAELEKNPEAKTYLYNTELFQSINPFWVIVLTPVVVGFWALLRRKGKEPLTPTKIVLGLFISGLSCLVMVLAVWAGDNGAIKVSPWWLVASYGVITVGELCLSPMGLSFVSKLSPARITALMMGGFFLANSVGNKLSGILASTWYNYDNKMNYFLVNFALLIFATLLGLSMLKRLNRIMKEKGH